From one Populus alba chromosome 17, ASM523922v2, whole genome shotgun sequence genomic stretch:
- the LOC118037082 gene encoding probable metal-nicotianamine transporter YSL7 → MDRNGRDDIKVENGYDLEDDHDHKKKDKKEEQQEELSVERIFENQEVPSWRNQLTLRAFVVSFVLSILFSFIVMKLNLTTGLIPSLNVSAGLLGFFFIKTWTKFLEKSGLLKQPFTRQENTVIQTCVVASSGIAFSGGFGSYLFGMSETVAKQSTEDSDAFKNPSLSWMIGFLFVVSFLGLFSVVPLRKVMIIDFKLTYPSGTATAYLINSFHTPAGAKLAKKQVKALGKFLSFSFLWGFFQWFYTAADGCGFVEFPSLGLKAHENKFFFDFSATYVGVGMICPYIINISVLLGGILSWGLMWPLIDTKKGDWYSADLKSSSLHGLQGYKVFIAIAMILGDGLYNFFKVLSRTLTVLFFQLQRKDATGALPIADRSSPESSRISYNDQRRTQLFLKDQIPTWFAVAGYVAIAAISTATLPHIFPELKWYYILVIYIFAPALAFCNAYGCGLTDWSLASTYGKLAIFVIGAWAGASHGGVLAGLAACGVMMNIVSTASDLSQDFKTGYLTLSSPRSMFVSQLIGTAMGCIISPCVFWLFFKAFKDLGNPGSQYPAPYATVYRNMAILGVEGFSSLPKNCLYLCYGFFGAAILINLIKDALGKKWARFIPNPMAMAIPFYIGSYFAIDMCVGSLILFIWEKIDKAKADAFGPAVASGLICGDGIWTLPSAILALVGVKPPICMKFLSRGTNAKVDAFLGS, encoded by the exons ATGGACCGTAATGGAAGAGATGACATCAAGGTCGAGAATGGTTATGATTTGGAGGATGATCATGATCACAAAAAGAAGGACAAGAAAGAGGAACAACAAGAAGAGTTGTCAGTGGAAAGAATATTTGAGAACCAAGAAGTGCCATCATGGAGGAATCAGCTGACACTGAGGGCCTTTGTGGTGAGCTTCGTGTTGAGCATTTTGTTCAGCTTCATAGTAATGAAGCTCAATCTTACAACTGGTCTCATACCCTCCCTCAATGTCTCTGCGGGCCTTCTGGGCTTCTTTTTTATCAAGACCTGGACAAAGTTTCTTGAAAAGTCTGGCCTTTTGAAGCAACCCTTTACCAGGCAAGAGAACACTGTTATCCAGACTTGCGTGGTTGCATCCTCTGGCATTGCCTTTAGTG GAGGCTTTGGGAGTTATCTGTTTGGAATGAGTGAAACCGTGGCCAAACAATCAACGGAAGATAGTGATGCCTTTAAGAACCCATCTCTGTCATGGATGATTGGCTTTCTGTTTGTTGTTAGCTTTCTTGGACTCTTTTCAGTGGTGCCTCTTCGAAAG GTCATGATTATAGACTTCAAATTGACATATCCAAGTGGCACTGCAACTGCTTATCTCATCAACAGCTTCCACACTCCTGCAGGAGCCAAGCTAGCAAA AAAACAAGTGAAAGCGTTGGGCAAGTTCTTATCATTCAGCTTCTTGTGGGGTTTCTTTCAGTGGTTCTACACTGCAGCAGATGGTTGTGGATTTGTTGAGTTCCCCTCACTCGGGCTTAAAGCACAtgaaaacaa atttttctttgatttctcaGCAACATATGTTGGAGTTGGAATGATTTGCCCCTACATCATAAACATATCAGTTTTGCTTGGAGGAATTCTTTCCTGGGGTCTCATGTGGCCTCTCATAGATACAAAAAAGGGTGATTGGTATTCAGCAGACCTCAAATCTAGCAGCCTACATGGCCTCCAAGGTTACAAG GTATTTATTGCCATTGCCATGATCTTGGGTGACGGTCTGTACAACTTCTTCAAGGTGCTAAGCCGAACACTCACTGTCttgttttttcaacttcaaagGAAAGATGCAACTGGTGCCCTCCCTATTGCGGACCGTTCCTCTCCCGAGTCCTCCAGGATCTCATACAATGATCAACGCCGCACCCAACTCTTTCTCAAAGATCAAATTCCAACATGGTTTGCTGTTGCAGGCTATGTCGCAATCGCTGCTATCTCTACAGCCACGCTACCGCATATATTTCCCGAACTCAAATGGTATTACATATTGGTTATCTACATCTTTGCCCCAGCCCTTGCATTCTGTAATGCTTATGGCTGTGGCCTCACTGACTGGTCCCTAGCTTCCACCTATGGGAAGCTTGCAATTTTTGTAATTGGGGCATGGGCTGGTGCCTCTCATGGTGGAGTTCTTGCAGGACTAGCGGCCTGTGGAGTCATGATGAATATTGTCTCCACAGCCTCTGACCTGTCTCAAGATTTCAAGACTGGTTATTTGACCCTTTCTTCACCTCGGTCCATGTTTGTGAGCCAACTAATTGGCACTGCAATGGGTTGCATTATTtcaccttgtgtcttttggctGTTTTTCAAGGCCTTCAAGGATCTTGGGAATCCTGGAAGTCAATACCCTGCTCCTTATGCTACTGTATATCGAAACATGGCTATATTGGGGGTAGAAGGATTCTCGTCTCTGCCAAAGAATTGCCTCTATCTTTGTTATGGGTTCTTCGGTGCAGCTATTctgataaatttaattaaggATGCATTGGGTAAGAAATGGGCTAGGTTCATTCCCAATCCAATGGCGATGGCTATACCTTTCTATATTGGCTCATACTTTGCCATCGACATGTGTGTGGGAAGCTTGATTCTATTTATCTGGGAAAAGATTGACAAGGCAAAGGCAGATGCTTTTGGGCCAGCAGTGGCTTCTGGTTTGATTTGCGGGGATGGGATATGGACTTTGCCTAGTGCGATACTTGCTCTAGTAGGAGTAAAACCTCCCATTTGCATGAAGTTTTTGTCAAGGGGAACAAATGCTAAGGTCGATGCGTTCTTAGGGTCATAA